A window of Candidatus Eisenbacteria bacterium genomic DNA:
CGTGGGTGAAGGCGATGGAGCAGCTCATCACGATGGGAGTCCGCGCCGAGCAGCAGGCGCTCGCCGCGCACGGGCTGAACTACGTGATCGACAACTACCTGCCCGAGAAGATCGCGCATCCGGAGCGGTTCCTGCCGTAGCGACGAGGCGGACGAGCGGGGGAGGAGCCCGATGATCCGGGGCGTTCACACGATGTTCTACACCTCCGAGCCCGACAAGCTGCGCGCGTTCATCCGCGACAAGCTCGGCTTCCGCGCGAACGACCTCGGGGACGGCTGGCTGATCTTCGATCTCCCCGAGGCCGACATGGGGTGCCACCCCGCCGATCCCACGCGCCGCGAGGGCGAGCCCACCGGAACGCACAGCATCTCGTTCTACTGCGACGACGTGGAGAAGACCGTCGCCGAGCTGCGCGCCAAGGGCGTCGAGTTCGT
This region includes:
- a CDS encoding VOC family protein, whose protein sequence is MIRGVHTMFYTSEPDKLRAFIRDKLGFRANDLGDGWLIFDLPEADMGCHPADPTRREGEPTGTHSISFYCDDVEKTVAELRAKGVEFVDEIQDRGYGLVTHFKVPGGFTVQLYQPKYVKPGAAS